From the genome of Nicotiana tabacum cultivar K326 chromosome 2, ASM71507v2, whole genome shotgun sequence:
ACAATAATTGTATCAAGCTAGTTAAAAAAAATACTAGTAATAAATTGTCTTTAATTTTTACCTTACAACATCAATACATAAGCAACTCTAACCTCTCTAATTTGACGAACTATGCAAATAGCTAGAAAAGTGAAAAATAGACACAAAAAAAAAGATGGGGTTAGCTATCCGTTAAAAGATTAGTCCATTTTACGCTATCAATATCTCTAGCACAGGGCAGAATTCATATCAGATTCTGTTATAAGATATTTTTTACGACTTAAAAAGATATATACTTTTCCACAAATCCATGGACAATTTGCAGACAATTTACACCAAGATCTAGTTAACAAAGTGACCAAAACAAAAGAATATAATCAACAAGGAAACTATAGACAAGCTAACACGACTCGTGTGAAATTGTAGACGTTTAACTTTCTATCCCGCAATAAGCCAAAGACAAACACACAAACAGTTGCAAACATAGCTCGAACACAAACAATCAAGCGCCCTTGTTACTCTTCCAAGGTTGTTTGACAACGATGGGGACAACTATTAAAGCTGCTATAATTAAGATAATTATAGTGGCAATGCACATGCACTTTCGAGAGCCCCTTTGTAGTTTCTTTGCAGTCTGAAGAGCAGTTGTCCCTGATTGGACATGATCAACTGTATTTGTCACCTGAACAAAATCTCCATTGAGAAATCCGATATAGTGGTGTGGAGACCCTTTCGTTTTTTAAGGTAGAAATAATGGGAGGGATTAAAAAGCAAACCTGGGATTCAATATTATCTAACAAGTCTCCTTGAGCTTCAACCAGAACCGCCATGTCTAGATAAATCTGATGCAGATCGAGAAGCTTTCTCTCAATTTCCTTCACTGCATCATGTCTTTCATGAATTTCTTCTACGGTGCTTAGGACCTGCAATTGGGCTTATTATCAGCTGAAATAGGAGGAGAAAATGAGAAGGATAGACAAATGATATTTAATGAAACACACAATTTGTTGCAAAACTGAACGCTCtaagtatataaaatatattcAGCCTGTGGTCGTGCATACAAACTTGCTGACTAGGCTGCGTAAGGTATTTACTGTAAGAGAATGATGTAGTAAGAGGTACCTGTCCACGCCCTGTTCCTTGAATAGCATTTTGGAAGATTTGTTCGCTGTTTCCGGTTTCTATCAGGTTGTTGATAGTCTAACATGATCATTAGAATAACAATTAGTAAAAGCAATTGTATTTATCAGAATTATAATTCGCAGTACTCCACTCACCTCCTCATCCGGTCTAGTTCCCGTGACTGTTCAGTTGTGAgataagaaaagaataaaacCACTTATTAGATCAACCAACATATGGAAATATATACATTGATAAGCAGATGTCTAAAGTTATATTTCTTTTGGAATAAAAAGTGGGATCGAAACCTGTGATCACCCTTCGCTCTACAACCTCACGATATTCGTTGTCTATCCTCTGCCTTAATGTCTGGAAGAACATAAATCACAACGAATAAATCGAAGAGAAAAGTCAGCACAAGCCAAATAACAAAGCTTGTCTAAACCTGAAATTCTATCATAACGTCTCTGAACCTCTTTGTCAAGGCACTGCAGATCAACAATAAAAAGGAAGAACATGATTATGTTTGCTCAAGCACAAGAGGTGGAAAACAACATCAAGCAATATGAAAAATTCTGTTCATTAAATGTACTTGGTCATATTTGTCCTTGATCTGTCAACACTTGTACCCTTTCCACATCCAGGCTTTTGTCGATTAGCCAAGTTCTAAAGAAAAGTGAACCATTAGAGTGCTTttaaatgatgaatattgatCTCAAAAACTGCTTGGGTGACCCAAATATATAGAGAATAAATAATTTTACCTCTTTATTTATTGCTTCTATTTTTGCTTTGACATTTCTAGCAATCTTCCCAACTTCGTCTATATCTTTCTCCATCCGCTTCCTTATAGCTGGAAAAAAATAAAACCGCTTTTTGAGAACTCGTGGTTAGCAGACTACAGATTATCAAGAAACAAATAATTCGATGAGACAAACTTAAACTGCTGTATTTGAAAGTCATATATTTAACCACACAAGTATTCTAATACTAGTAAATATGTTACATATCAACTTGCCTTCTAATAGCAAGTCAGTCAGCACTTGGCTAAAAATCAACTTGCCTTTTAGGTTCATAGTAAAGGAACAAAGGCCAATTTTCTCTTCAGTGATAGATAAACTTATCCATGTTAATATTTCACAAGTGTATTATAGTAAATGGATTAAGAAAATGTTTGCCTTCTGTTGACTGACCAACTTGACTATCTTTCAGTTATATTTTCATGATACAATAACCATTTAAAGGTAAAAGAGATCAGAATAATAAAAGATGAATAGTTAATCTGTTAGATATACAAAACAATATGAAATACTTATCCGACCTTTCATTGCCGATGCTTTAGTAACAGATTTTGATTCCTCATTAGCATCCTGAAAGATAATTTCAGTTAGTAAATAATCTCCTACTAGAGAAAGGGTAAAGAAATTATAATCAGATGAAAGATCAGAACACATGCAATTAATTGCTTAACTTGAGCATTTAGCTTCAAAATGCAAGGAAAGTTAACGAGGTTTTAGTGAACCCAAGGACACACACAAACATCCTCAAGCTATGAATCCAAGAAATTATCGAACTCTCCCCATTAAAGAGTACTGATATAGGTCCAGTTAAACGCATTAACTAATCAAACAAACTCCTTGAACAAAATGTCAGGCATTCCAaactttaaaggaaataatttAATCAATCCACTCATGAGCTCACACCACGACCAACTTTCTGTAGTAGTAGACTAGTAGCATATCTGGAAAGTTCCATCCATGTAATAGAAGTTATTTTATCAACTTATCAAAAGGAACTTACTTTGTAAACCTTGGGCATTAAAACGGTTGgtaacttaatattttaaaaatgacCTTGAGTCGAAGTAACCCACTTTATCCACTTCCCTGCTTCTCCCACCACAACTGATATATTCCAGATCCACTGGCCACTAGCTTGGTGTCTTGTTTTTGTATAGATGTTTTTGCCTATTCAATCTCTAAGTATAAACCTCATGAACATACATCATAATCCTTTACTCTCACTGCTGTTTTGGCAGAAGAAATGTATATGACCACGAGCCTATTTATCTTCTCCGCTGTCTAAACACTCGTCTGAGAGCACATTCTTAGGGAGCCAACAATTTATCCTGACTTCTTGCTTTTAGCAGCTAATTGGAACAAAGGGCCATACCAATTCCAAATAGCCTCTTAATTTTCTATAACAAACTATTTTCTCAGACTGGCAATAAAGAATTGAAGATTATATTTTGCCATTTAAAGGGCAATTTAAAGTCTCTTTTTTTCCCCAACTAGCCTCCATACTCGAACCAATATTCAGACTGTTATCCTACGCCATCCTTTAAATGTCATCCTCCTCAGCATACAAGCCAACAGAATCACAAAGTTAAAGCAAGCACCCTAGCTGTTCTGAAATTCTCAAGTAATAGTTCCGATCTCCTGTAGAATGAAACCCAGTATACATCTGCCAACACTCTTCTTAAGTAACAAACTTCTACAGTACATTGCGGAGGTGATATTTTGATTATTTAAAGAttagaagaaaaacaaaatactAATTAGCTATGACTAATTTGTCGTAACCACTACAACTACTCTGATTCCTTATGAAATATTGCCTAGTTGGCTCTTAAGTTTTTGTCAACCAACTATTTTCTCAGACTGCAAACAAAGATTATCTTTTGGGTCCAAAAGAAGTATCTGGGCTAGCTTGTACGCACCTCGATTATTTTAGCATGTAGTTGCTACCTTAGTTGGGATTCGAGTGTACAATGGTTttaacccacttcattgaccccTAGCTCACATCCTTGGGTGCAAAACTGCCTCCttttacttgtttacttttctcCTACAATGGTTttaacccacttcattgaccccTAGCTCACATCCTTGGGTGCAAAACTGCCTCCttttacttttttacttttctCCTGCATAAGGAGAAAAACCTGAACCCAAGTTCACATCACATGTTCCTGTTCCGTCCCTTAATCCGTCATCTTTCTTAGCATACAATGAGTTAGAATCACAAAGTTAAAGCAGCACCATAGTTATTCTTAAGTTCTCCAATAATAGTGATGATCAGTGCTTGAAATGCATAATGAAACCGATTACACAGCTACCAATAGTTCTTCTTAAGCAACAGACTTCCACAGTACATCAGGGGATGTTATTTTCAATGTACATTTATCCCCAAGcctttaattcatttttcaagTTCCAGATTTGGTAAACCTCAAAGATTAAGTGAGTATTTGTCAGCCAAATCACCGGAACATCTTCTGAATTGATGATCTTGCAGATTGTGAACGCGCTATGTGTTCCCTTGAGTATGTCATTTTCAAGAGCCCATCAACTGAATTACAAGATAGTACCCTCAACCCCATCCCCAAACAACCAAAAGAAACACAGCTGAAAAGATTTTGAACCAATGTGACTACCTACCTCAAACAGTACTCTGGaacaatattgtaaaagaaatATACCCTTACAACTCAAGAAAGCTATTCAATTCACTCAATTTGCCAGAACCAATTTTACTGAAAATTTAAAGTATGCAAAAGCAGGCCTCAATGGAGCCAAGACTTCATTGTCTTAACAGTGGGACAATATATATAGGTAGCATAGCAGCTTTTCAAAAGAAGAAAGTATAAATAGATCCAAATGGCTTCTGAAAAGCAATTAAAACTATTAAAAAAGGCACAGAATATGTATGAGAATACCTTAAGGCTCTTACTTGATAaggaaaataataattataacaGATTAAATACCTTAAGGCTCTTCAGCAAACCAGATAGTTTATCAACCTGTTTCTCGATTTCTTGTATCTACAAGGGAAAGTAACATATGTGAGAAGCAAGGCGATCAGAGAATAAACGTGTGAAAATTTGGTTCTTAAAGTTTATCTTTATATGAGAATTGCACTACTTCGATCATCTTAAACTAACTCCTGGGTCAATGAAGTAATACCTGCTTATTGAAGGTGTCCATTCCTGAATCTGACTGGCTCCTCGTAAACCGATTGCCCATCTCAATGTCAGATTCTTTGGAAGCATTATCTTTGGCACTAACGAAGCTTGAATCCTGAAAGAGTAACAAAAATTGCAAAACAATAAATCTCAATATAACATAATTCCCCTTACTTGAAGCCAAACAACGATTAATGTACAAACGTTCATAACAAGTGCTTGAAGTACAAGATAATGTGAATATGTGATATAcataaatatcaaaacaaaattaTTAGGAGAACAAACAAAAACTCCAATTTATCAATATATCTGCAGTTAGGCAATAGCTAGCAGGAAAGACAAGAAAAAGCATAACTAAATAAATAAGGATATGGAGGAGTAACCTTAATTCTCGTTCAAACTCTACAATAAAAAgactgattttttattttgatattgtggTGTCCGAACCAGCTTGCACGTAGCTCGACTAATTCTATAGGATAACTGCTACCTCCCACACATGTACCACGTAATTCTGTTACCCAACGATTTGAAccgagacctcatggttctcaaccCACCACACACTTAGGGTGCATAAAAAGACATATTTACTAGTTGAATAACCAAGTAATAAGTTGATACATATGATATAACAAACCAACTTACATAAAAATCCAATCTTTACAAATTTCACCAGACTAGTATAAGCAAACTTAAGATACGGAATTCAATTCACAACGAAATTAAACGAAAGCACAAACTATGATCATAAAAACTGAAATCTAGGAGGCTAAACAATAGAAGTAACAAAAaagttcatttttttttatttcatagtAATCAAAACAGCAAAAGTATACAGGAGTCTAAGAAAATAAACTAACCGCTAGCAGGTCATTCATATTTTTCAGAATTGGTGAGAAAGAAAGAGTTGAGCGAAATTTTATGGCCGTCTAAGAAAAACACAAGGAGGTGTTTGTTGATGTTGATCGGGAAAGAAAAAAGCAAGAAAGCTAAACAACAGTGAGAAACAGAGTGGCAATATTTTATAGTTGTTTTCTTTTTGTGGGGTTTCTTAAGAGTATACTCTTTGTCTTGTTTGGGGCCGGGCGACCGGCGCAACAATTGGAAGACGAGAAGGACGAGGAAAAACAAGACTATATTAGTAGCGTTAGCGCTCACTATTTTTCCAAATTTGGCTCTTCTGTTACTTACTCCCCTATCTATTGTAAACTTGTACGGAAAGGCGTTACATCCAACAAAATAAATCGACCCATtccaaaaataaaccaaaaaagaaaacaaaatcatcaaattgggaaaagggaaagggaaaaggaGTGATTGATTTAATAAGTTGATAATTAGGGTCAAATTGGGATTAATAACTGTAAACTGATTATAAATCCAATTTTGACTGGAAATATTAAGGTCCATATTGTCACCATCACCGTGACTTATTTTCCCACTTAATAAACCTCTTTGCTTGACTAGTAGTACGTGTGTTTAAATTAAAAGGAAGAATTTGCCTCATTACTTTAGTACACATCGCTGTTCATCCAaaattaattaagtaaataaacattCCTACAGTCTGgtatctttttttatttatttggttGTTTGCTACTCCACTATTATATGCAGCATACAGTATAAAGAGTTGTGTTAACTACCACTAAATTAAACTGGGCAAGTTACACATTTGACCGCCCGATCAAAAATAATTACATCGAATAgccaaataaaccaaaaatatataCTATAAGATATGCATAGTATATCATATTATACGTTAATATACAAGAAATATATAAATTTCTGGCTATTATTTTTTGGAACGGCTATACTGTATAGTTTTTccctttgtttgttgttgtctTTGTATGAAATGGGCCTTAGTCTTGAAGATGGGATCTAATGAATTGGGCCTTTGTTGACTAAACCTGGAGCCCAGGGTCCCAATCACAACATGTGATAGCATTATTTTAACGTCCTCATGAAAGTCGTATTAATTAATTCTTGAAATGTGTCGATACGTATACAAGACTTATGAACTAAATATTGTAATGACTcacaatttaacaaataagcccCTATAGCTCAGTGGTAGAGCGTCAGTCTTGTAAACTGAAGGTCTGTAGTTCGATCCTGCGAAGGGGCACTTATATTTATCCTTTGAATTTGAATGTACTTTTTCTGTGTTCCACCCGCACTTATTTATCCTTTGAATTTGAATGTACTTTTTCTGTGTTCCATTTAGATTTCTTGTTCAGgttttgttttccccaaaattcgTTTCCTTATTTTTAGTTGTAAGTCTTTGGACTGCTGGATTTTCTTTTATTGGCCACAGGTAAAGATAGAAGACAACGTCGTTCTTAAGCTTCGTAAGCTCCAAGGAGAAAATTGATTCAATATAGAGATTAGGAGCAAAACAATTATAACATCAGATAAGAATGTTTGTAATAGGCAATAGATGGTTGTCCAAATTGTTATTGTTGTCTGTATATCTGTGGCGGCCCAATAGTATGATATAATGTACAAATTTTAGTGATAATATTGGCTGGACTACTTGTGGGCAGAATTAGGCCCAGAAACTCCTTGAAGTTGTTGTCAAATAATCTAAGCAGCAGAAAGCGCCAGTGTCCAAGTCCAATGCCCAACCAGATGAACTTAATTTTGCCTTGTTTTGATTTTAGTAATCACACACCAGCAAAAGATAAGTCCTTGTTTAGAACATATATGATTTGAAGTTGCACATCATGCTTTAGTTTAATATTCAAATACAAGAACGCGGTAGCTTCTCTCTTTGTTACCACGGTAACATGAATTCAGTGGGTGAAATCCTAATTGAAAATGGAACTGTTGAAGCTGGAATTTTGAACTTGACAAGTTGACATCCACTTCAACTTTGCATGGTAAAGTGAAGGTACTCAAAATTTTCAAGATTCATGCAACTGTTTATAACTATTGTGAAATTTCCGTTCCGGTTAATTAATTCTCTTACTATTAAGTCGAGCTGTCATTCAAAAGTCAAGATATGATCACTGGTAGATTCTCTGATGTGTATATATTCTCAACACATGATACAGAAGTTGCCTTTTTCCTCTAGCTGTTAAATGGCTTAATTTATTTATGCCTTTGTCTTCTTGTGTACATTATCTTGTGGTAGAAGGACCATCATGAGAAAGTGCAAATTGAAAAACGTGACAAATTAGTTTTCACCTTCTAGTTTTCTACAAACACTTTAATAATAAACTAACAGGAAAAAGGAAACAGGAATATTTCGACTTGTAAAAGAGATTCTTGACGTGTAATTCAAGTAATTTTACTTGATAATCTCCCCTAGTTTcaaattttagtaattttggCAAAATTAaatatgtttcataatatttgacctttttaaataaaaaaaaaagaaaggattatttattattatttttcaagtATATCGTtattacactactagaaattagaTCAAAACCGACCGCAGTCAATCAAAAAATCGGTCGAAAAACCGACTGAAGtcggtcggtttttcaaaaaaaaaaaaatcaaattttttttacgaaaccgaccgaCTTCTATCTGTTTTTTGGCGCAAAATTACGAAAAACTATTTTTGCatcccgcgaaatttatttttaagaaaccaaccaactttggttagctttttctttaaactaaagtaaaattaatattcaaaaaattGACCGTTTTCCGTCGGTAATTTCGGTCGGTCATTTTAAAAAtcaaccgatttcggtcggtaattttattttcgcgcgaaaatacaattaaaaagtataaataaaataaaggcaaaatacataaaggCCTCATTAAACTTGTCCATAAACAGATTTGAACACTTAAACTAAACGAATATTCTTTTACCTCATAGTCTTGTTCGGGGTGAAttaaataacaccctaaaggctgatatgaaagaaaaagaaaaaagaaataaaataaaagtgagtgAAATTTTTAAGAAAGTGGGCCCGCTGCTAatgtataataaaaataaaataaaataaagattggGCCCTCTCATTTTTTTAACCCGCCcatcttctttctctttcttctaaCCCCCTTCGTCGTTCTTCTCCATTCGCGCCCCCTAGTGCTCCTcgtcttctttcttcttcttttttgttcaaattttgttctgactcatcttcttctttttttatgttttgtaATTCAATGAATATTCTTttttctgaaaattaaaaaattaatttagcaTTTTCTCGTATTTTCTCTGTTACGGTTAGTTGAACAGAAAAAAAATCATAGAGGatgttgaagattgaaatgaaaaattaaaaataattagataaaggaaaaaaaagaggagagTAAACCAAGATCGAAGGGATTTAAATTTATAGTGTATCTATGGATGAGAATTCGatgaaaaaattataattaagaggaatttaataattaattagtgATTTATTAGTGTACATAAATAATGAGTAAGGAAAAAAATGTGAATagacaaaaagaaacaaaaggttaaaaaatcaaaatttagaTAATTTCTGACGTGGCTCTAACGTGGTGCTGATATGACTCTAATGTGGCGCTAATGTGGCAATGATGTGGCGCGTGTATAAAACACATCACATTGTGAAACTGGTATTATAGTGTTAGGGTGTTATTTAATTTACTCCGAACAAGAATATGAGGGCAAAAGAACACACGCTTAGTTTAAGTGTTCAAACATATTTTTTGGACAAGTTTAATGGGGTCTTTATGTATTTTgcttaaaataaaagaaagtctaAAATCAAAATGCACCACTCGCTAAGTGATAGAATAGTATTCAGCCACAGTACCCCGGTTCGATTCTCAAATGAtccattttttaattacataattaaaaatatCGACCTACTTCAGTCAGTTCTTTcagtagttttttcttttttggtcattttcgaaatttaattgaccgaccgaaATCAGTCAAAAAATACCGATCGAAGCCGGTCGATTGGCTCTACCGACTATCATGAATCGGTCGATTTTCGATTGATTTTTGCCAATTACCGACTAACATGTcggttttttccctttttttagtAGTGTTACTACTCCATTTAGGAGAGTATAGTTTAAATgagatatttaagaaaaaataaatgtcTTATAATCAACAATATTTAATATATCTATTAAGAAGTGTgcaaatatttttagaaaaacaTAATATGGACGGGAGGGAGTAGGTAAGAGCAAAGACAGATATAGAGTTATTGAGTATATTATTTTTACAACTGAACTCATTATTTTTATACAGTACGTATGATATATATCAAATTCagaattcataatttaaaaaaaataatatttagtattATAATATTATTAAATCTATCAAATTTAGATcctaaattagtttttttttttggatattaTGTAATTATGATCTTGAAGGACCATTAACCACCAACCGATAGCTATAAAAGAGAAATTCACCTAAAGTTCCCGGCAGGTTTTCtagatatatataaaaaagagGGGTTACACTAGACTCATTAAAATATGTAGAAATAGCACCCTATATAATATGGCTATATGGATATACTGCTATATGTGCTAGACTCCATTAACTATGTTCAAGATATTATATTGTTATTTAAATCATTAGAGCCGGCAGACGGCCGATGATTGAATCTTAGGCCATTTCTTATGCTTCCTTTCAATCTTTTTtgaaaaactaaaacaaactttaCTTTAAATAAATACAGATCCGTAGATACCATATCTGATCAAGATTTTATTCTTCtttaaaatatgtaatttattctaGAGTCGTTGGAAATCTGTTGTCTTGTAGAAACAGTCAGAAAATGTAAAGTTCAAACCATAAGACACTCAGATAGTTGTCTTTATCTAGTCTTACtttgttttaaaaaaagtaaaattaaggGAAATTATATAAGTTATCTTAGGCCCCGTTTGTCCAtaaatttttgttttcaaaaatgtGTTTATGCAtgaaattttacaagtttttgaaattttctttttgaaaatgagttttcaaaatccaaaaagtgGTTTTGATCACTTTTTCAGAATTTCAGAATTCTTTTTCACTCCCAAAACTGTAATATTTTTTAAGTGAAATACATCTCCAAACAtaattcaaattttaaatattatttttcaacttaTAACACCacatattaattttttttcaaaaattacaatttttacGTCAAACGCCCTACTTAAACTTGTCCGATAAAATCATCTACACATCTTAAATTTACGGACGACCTACCACCCTTCTTCTCGTTTAAAATTGAAAGATATTTCTTAATACCAAGCTTCTGTCACGGGTATAGATGCTGAATAAGTTAGCAAAAATTCCTGTACAACATAAAAGGCCGAATGTTAGTTAAGTCAACAGTGAACGAAATATTTAATGACCGGCGGACAAGTTGCGACGTGCATTATTACTCAATAATGATTTCATTTTTGTTTGTCATTAGATGGAAATACAAAAGTAATTATCTCATCAAAAGTTGTACCATTGTAGATGATAATGCACCTACTGCTGCACCAATCACGGGATGTACCATAAAAACCTTCAGTCTACAAGTTACAATTGTGACTATGCAATATTGTTGACTTTAAAGTGTTTTATATTGCTGCCTGCTTCTAAGAAGTTTGTGCAATAAATATAGAtgatgattttaaaaaaatgtataattttagtcgtttttaaaaataataatcgaaaaaatattatatttttgaaatatataaGTATTagatacatataatatacatattataGATAATAGGACTCTAATTTTTCGTTTGGGATAAGTTTTTATCGACATATTACTATGACTGTATGTATGGAAACCCGAATTACATGTTGAGAGTTGTTATGGAAATGATTGACCAAATGATTTACAACAATATCAATTAAGTTGTGACTTAATTTCTTTAATCTCTCTGTCATACACTTATGACCATTGCTCCGCACAAGTTATCTACattcaattcaaataattcaagatTAAGCAGCCATTCTCAGCTTTTCGCAAGTTGTTTCTGGTTTGGAGATTCCCAAGATTGTCCAATACTTTTTGAGGATTATAGTACATAACAGTTAGAAAACTTTCCAATACTATAAATTGAGTATATTTTTTGTAGTCTATTAGTTGTTAATATGTCAGCATCATGGCCGTCACCATGACTATATCGAACTCAAAATCAATATAAACAGAAGAAGCTAGAAACTGACGAATAATCCAACAaaatgcaatttttttttttaaaaatgatgatTGAAATAATCAACTTGACGAACTTACGGAGAATTAAGGGTGCACAgttatctgtcttgaacttcttATTAATGTGTATGCACATGGAGGGGTCATCAATTTAATAATTTTGTTTACTCTAAAAAaaatagataacaattaaatttgtaagtgattttaaggacacGCGAGTTAATTCAATACAAACGATAAATTGCGTTAGATTAAATAGATAAATGACGTAATAAATTATCAAACCAATCAAGAGGACTGATCCCAGACTTAGTGACAACTTAATAAAATGTCCGGGCTCACGTTACTGATggattgatgaacaaaagtatgtactttgaataacagagaaaataagagtatattgccttgatatgtgtTTACAATATCTAATGAATagtcaga
Proteins encoded in this window:
- the LOC107818960 gene encoding syntaxin-132-like isoform X2, which gives rise to MNDLLADSSFVSAKDNASKESDIEMGNRFTRSQSDSGMDTFNKQIQEIEKQVDKLSGLLKSLKDANEESKSVTKASAMKAIRKRMEKDIDEVGKIARNVKAKIEAINKENLANRQKPGCGKGTSVDRSRTNMTNALTKRFRDVMIEFQTLRQRIDNEYREVVERRVITVTGTRPDEETINNLIETGNSEQIFQNAIQGTGRGQVLSTVEEIHERHDAVKEIERKLLDLHQIYLDMAVLVEAQGDLLDNIESQVRYAVDHVNMGTDALQTAKSLQKKSRKCTIIAIIILLIIAAVVVLSVLKPWKK
- the LOC107818960 gene encoding syntaxin-132-like isoform X1, producing MNDLLADSSFVSAKDNASKESDIEMGNRFTRSQSDSGMDTFNKQIQEIEKQVDKLSGLLKSLKDANEESKSVTKASAMKAIRKRMEKDIDEVGKIARNVKAKIEAINKENLANRQKPGCGKGTSVDRSRTNMTNALTKRFRDVMIEFQTLRQRIDNEYREVVERRVITVTGTRPDEETINNLIETGNSEQIFQNAIQGTGRGQVLSTVEEIHERHDAVKEIERKLLDLHQIYLDMAVLVEAQGDLLDNIESQVTNTVDHVQSGTTALQTAKKLQRGSRKCMCIATIIILIIAALIVVPIVVKQPWKSNKGA